A genomic segment from Malus domestica chromosome 05, GDT2T_hap1 encodes:
- the LOC103420055 gene encoding dirigent protein 23-like, with the protein MANAAVTVMLMLIMAVVAETTEGAQSSSTQPKWAKKLKTRKKTTSETVTNLQFYFHDTVSGKNPSAVRVAQAPETEKSLTLFGALLMADDPLTETPDPKSKLVGRAQGMYGSSGQQEFGLTMAMCFAFCDGMYNGSSISIFGKNSAMNPVREMPVVAGTGVFRLARGYAIAKTHWFNTMGDAIVGYNVTLIH; encoded by the coding sequence atggcAAACGCAGCCGTGACTGTGATGCTCATGCTCATCATGGCCGTCGTAGCTGAAACCACCGAAGGAGCTCAGAGCAGCTCCACACAACCCAAGTGGGCCAAGAAGCTCAAGACAAGGAAGAAAACGACGTCGGAGACAGTGACCAACCTCCAATTCTACTTCCACGACACAGTCAGTGGGAAGAACCCAAGTGCCGTCCGTGTAGCGCAAGCCCCAGAGACCGAGAAGTCCCTCACCCTTTTCGGAGCTCTGCTCATGGCAGACGACCCGCTAACCGAAACGCCTGACCCGAAGTCCAAGCTCGTGGGCCGGGCGCAGGGGATGTACGGGTCATCCGGGCAGCAAGAGTTTGGGCTTACTATGGCCATGTGCTTCGCGTTCTGTGATGGCATGTACAATGGGAGCTCGATCAGTATTTTTGGTAAGAACTCGGCTATGAATCCGGTTCGGGAGATGCCGGTAGTGGCCGGAACCGGCGTTTTCCGGTTGGCGAGGGGTTATGCAATTGCCAAGACGCATTGGTTTAATACTATGGGTGATGCAATTGTTGGATACAATGTCACTCTAATTCACTAG